From Solidesulfovibrio carbinoliphilus subsp. oakridgensis, the proteins below share one genomic window:
- a CDS encoding heavy metal translocating P-type ATPase, with amino-acid sequence MSAHDHSHGSGHVPLEPLDAGRPAPCCCGDGACPTGAAAPRDDGPAPEAARSDTFRIEAMDCPVEERMIRKVLADMPGVAGLRFNLLARELTVHHDLPDTAAIIAAVAALGMEAVPVTARGAAARMAAQPAGAWITPVQGAALTMAVLAEVAEWLGWGRPWLPAVCALAAILACGLPIYKKGFIALKNRNLNINALMSIAATGALLLGQFPEAAMVMVLFAIAEEIESYSLARANGAVTALLALAPEQATVRRPDGGFATVPAAEVPVGAFVRLRPGERVPLDGVVAEGRSALDQSPITGESLPVEKSPGDALYAGTINQEGELLLVTTARADDSTLARITRAVVASPGKEARTQRFVDRFAAVYTPSVFGFALLVAVVPPLLFGGAFADWIYKGLVLLVIACPCALVISTPVSVVSGLAAAARRGILIKGGLFLEQGHAIGTVVLDKTGTLTTGRPVQTDCVNLAGQASDNRAVAASLAGRSDHPVSRAVAAAATDDAVVPRHVADFTALPGLGVRGTIDGKTYHLGNHRLIEELGLCSPALEERLAALENTGKTTVLLADATGVLALFAAADALRGHSREAVAALHALGVETVLLSGDNAHTVAAIAREVGIDAARGDQMPADKATAVDELTGKEAGPTDRRRLVAMVGDGINDAPALARADIGFAMGAAGTDAAIETADVAIMDDDLRKLAAFIQLSRVTVTTLKQNIALALGLKGLVLVLTFFGYGSMLLAVFADMGTSLLVIANGLRLLRK; translated from the coding sequence ATGTCCGCCCACGACCATTCCCATGGCTCCGGCCATGTCCCGCTCGAACCGCTTGATGCCGGCCGTCCGGCTCCCTGCTGCTGCGGCGACGGCGCCTGCCCGACTGGGGCGGCCGCCCCCCGGGACGACGGTCCCGCGCCCGAGGCCGCCCGCAGCGACACCTTTCGCATCGAGGCCATGGACTGCCCGGTGGAGGAGCGGATGATCCGCAAGGTCCTGGCCGACATGCCGGGCGTGGCCGGGCTGCGGTTCAACCTGCTGGCCCGGGAGCTGACCGTGCACCACGACCTGCCGGACACGGCCGCCATCATCGCGGCCGTGGCGGCGCTCGGCATGGAGGCCGTGCCGGTCACGGCCAGGGGGGCGGCCGCCCGGATGGCCGCGCAACCGGCCGGCGCCTGGATCACGCCGGTCCAGGGCGCCGCCCTGACCATGGCCGTGCTGGCCGAGGTGGCCGAATGGCTCGGCTGGGGCCGGCCCTGGCTGCCGGCTGTCTGCGCCCTGGCCGCCATCCTGGCCTGCGGCCTGCCGATTTATAAAAAGGGCTTTATCGCGCTCAAAAACCGCAACCTGAACATCAACGCGCTGATGAGCATCGCGGCCACAGGGGCCCTGCTCCTCGGCCAGTTTCCCGAAGCGGCCATGGTCATGGTCCTTTTCGCCATTGCCGAAGAAATCGAGTCCTATTCCCTGGCCCGGGCCAACGGTGCGGTCACGGCCCTGCTCGCCCTGGCCCCGGAGCAGGCCACCGTGCGCCGCCCGGACGGCGGGTTTGCGACCGTGCCGGCGGCCGAGGTGCCGGTCGGAGCCTTCGTGCGGCTGCGGCCCGGCGAACGGGTGCCGCTTGACGGCGTGGTGGCCGAGGGCCGCTCCGCGCTCGACCAGTCGCCCATCACCGGCGAGAGCCTGCCGGTGGAAAAGAGTCCCGGAGACGCGCTTTACGCCGGCACCATCAACCAGGAAGGCGAGCTGCTCCTGGTCACCACCGCCCGGGCCGACGACTCGACGCTCGCCCGCATCACCCGGGCCGTGGTGGCCTCGCCGGGCAAGGAGGCCCGGACCCAGCGGTTCGTGGACAGGTTCGCCGCCGTCTACACGCCGTCGGTCTTCGGCTTCGCCCTGCTCGTGGCCGTGGTGCCGCCGCTTTTGTTCGGCGGCGCGTTTGCCGACTGGATCTACAAGGGGCTGGTCCTCCTGGTCATCGCCTGCCCCTGCGCCCTGGTCATTTCCACGCCCGTGTCCGTGGTCAGCGGTCTGGCCGCCGCCGCAAGGCGCGGCATCCTGATCAAGGGCGGGCTTTTCCTGGAACAGGGCCACGCCATCGGCACGGTGGTCCTCGACAAGACCGGCACGCTGACCACCGGCCGGCCGGTGCAGACGGATTGCGTCAATCTCGCCGGCCAGGCCTCGGACAACCGGGCCGTGGCCGCGAGCCTGGCCGGCCGCTCGGACCATCCCGTGTCCCGGGCCGTGGCCGCCGCCGCCACCGACGACGCCGTGGTCCCCCGTCATGTGGCCGATTTCACGGCCCTGCCCGGCCTCGGCGTCCGGGGGACCATCGACGGCAAGACCTACCACCTGGGCAACCACCGGTTGATCGAAGAGCTCGGCCTGTGCTCCCCGGCCCTGGAAGAGCGGCTGGCCGCCCTCGAAAACACGGGCAAAACCACCGTCCTTTTGGCCGACGCCACCGGCGTGCTGGCCCTTTTCGCGGCCGCCGACGCCCTTCGCGGCCACAGCCGGGAGGCCGTGGCCGCGCTCCATGCCCTGGGCGTCGAAACGGTCCTCCTTTCCGGCGACAACGCCCACACCGTGGCGGCCATTGCCCGGGAAGTCGGCATCGACGCGGCCCGGGGCGACCAGATGCCGGCCGACAAGGCGACCGCCGTGGACGAGCTGACCGGGAAAGAGGCCGGCCCGACGGACAGGCGGCGGCTCGTGGCCATGGTCGGCGACGGCATAAACGACGCCCCGGCGCTCGCCCGGGCCGACATCGGCTTCGCCATGGGTGCGGCCGGCACCGACGCGGCCATCGAGACGGCGGACGTGGCCATCATGGACGACGACCTGCGAAAGCTGGCCGCTTTCATCCAGCTCTCCCGGGTCACGGTGACGACGCTCAAGCAGAACATCGCCCTGGCCCTCGGCCTCAAGGGACTGGTCCTCGTGCTGACCTTTTTCGGCTACGGCTCCATGCTCCTGGCCGTGTTCGCCGACATGGGCACAAGCCTGCTTGTCATCGCCAATGGACTGCGTTTGTTAAGGAAGTAG
- a CDS encoding Cd(II)/Pb(II)-responsive transcriptional regulator, producing the protein MRIGELARRTGCRPDTVRFYEREGLLAEPARTEGNYRLYDAVHLARLTFIRNCRALEMNLDEIRLLLAVLDGTGHDCGEVVTVLGAHIGHIADRIARLQALQGQLLALRELCTGVTPVDQCAIIKELTEPGSVPLEPGGGSGEEGCGKRKMPPAAGRG; encoded by the coding sequence ATGCGCATCGGCGAATTGGCCAGGCGGACCGGCTGCCGGCCGGACACCGTCCGTTTTTACGAGCGGGAGGGACTGCTCGCCGAGCCGGCCCGCACCGAAGGCAACTACCGGCTCTACGACGCCGTGCATCTGGCCCGGCTGACTTTTATTCGCAACTGCCGGGCTCTGGAGATGAACCTGGACGAGATCCGGCTGCTTCTGGCCGTCCTGGACGGCACCGGCCACGACTGCGGCGAGGTGGTCACGGTCCTTGGGGCGCACATCGGCCACATCGCCGACCGCATCGCCCGGCTTCAGGCCCTGCAAGGCCAGTTGCTGGCCCTGCGGGAGCTGTGCACCGGGGTCACGCCCGTGGACCAGTGCGCCATCATCAAGGAGCTGACGGAGCCGGGGAGCGTGCCCCTGGAGCCGGGAGGCGGGAGTGGGGAGGAGGGTTGCGGGAAGAGGAAGATGCCTCCGGCGGCCGGGAGGGGGTGA
- a CDS encoding permease, with protein MNALHNIDLFAQAALSIVFEALPFLLLGSLASGLVEAYVPRERVERLVPKGRLAATFFGLALGAATPCCECGVVYLARRLMGKGVPPGAALAFMLAAPVINPVSILATLVAFRGDPTMAVWRCLVVSVAALAVGWFAGGQKAESLLKPLAGREPACGCGHDHVPGQAHGHADGHALAASPADGPAPLFGSLADALPVAALGPDRRQQAASALTHAMADFLDMAKVLVFGSMVAAAFKAYVPASVIMAMENDLALAIPGMMALAVGLSLCSQADAFVAASFSTFPQAAKLAFLALGPMLDLKLVLMWRQVFTPRLVRVLAWVPAAIVFVVCVALGLATGGAS; from the coding sequence ATGAACGCCCTCCACAACATCGACCTTTTCGCCCAGGCCGCCCTCTCGATCGTCTTCGAGGCCCTGCCCTTCCTGCTCCTCGGGTCCCTGGCCTCGGGGCTGGTGGAGGCCTATGTGCCGCGCGAGCGGGTGGAACGGCTGGTGCCCAAGGGGCGGCTGGCGGCCACCTTCTTCGGCCTGGCCCTTGGCGCGGCCACGCCCTGCTGCGAATGCGGCGTGGTCTATCTCGCCCGCCGGCTCATGGGCAAAGGCGTGCCCCCGGGCGCGGCCCTGGCCTTCATGCTGGCCGCGCCGGTCATCAACCCGGTCTCCATCCTGGCCACCCTGGTCGCCTTCCGGGGCGACCCCACCATGGCCGTATGGCGCTGTCTCGTGGTCTCGGTGGCGGCGCTCGCCGTCGGCTGGTTCGCCGGCGGGCAAAAGGCCGAAAGCCTCCTAAAACCCCTGGCCGGCCGCGAACCGGCCTGCGGCTGCGGCCACGACCACGTCCCCGGACAGGCTCACGGCCACGCGGACGGCCATGCCCTGGCCGCGTCTCCGGCGGACGGCCCGGCGCCGCTCTTCGGCTCCCTGGCCGACGCCCTGCCGGTGGCCGCCCTGGGGCCCGATCGCCGGCAGCAGGCCGCCTCGGCCCTGACCCACGCCATGGCCGATTTTCTCGACATGGCCAAGGTGCTGGTCTTCGGCTCCATGGTGGCCGCGGCGTTTAAGGCCTATGTCCCGGCCTCGGTCATCATGGCCATGGAAAACGACCTAGCCCTGGCCATTCCGGGCATGATGGCGCTTGCCGTCGGCCTGTCGCTCTGCTCCCAGGCCGACGCCTTCGTGGCCGCCAGCTTCTCCACCTTTCCCCAGGCGGCCAAACTGGCCTTCCTGGCCCTTGGCCCCATGCTCGACCTCAAACTCGTGCTCATGTGGCGGCAGGTCTTCACGCCCCGGCTGGTGCGCGTCCTGGCCTGGGTGCCGGCCGCCATCGTCTTTGTCGTCTGCGTCGCCCTGGGCCTGGCCACCGGAGGCGCGTCATGA